TGGTGCTCATCTCAGGCAAGCCGGAGAACTTCATCGCGGGCGCGGACATCGAGGAGTTCGTCGCCGCCAAGAGCGAGGACGAGTTCCGCACCCTCTCGCGCGAAGGACAGCAGTTCCTCGACGCGCTCGAGGCGTTCCCCACGCCGATCGTCGTCGCGATCCACGGCGCGTGCCTGGGCGGCGGTCTCGAGATCTCGCTCGCGTGTCACTGGCGGATCGCCACCAACCATCCCAAGACGGTGCTCGGCGTCCCGGAGGTGCAGATCGGCATCATCCCCGGAGCGGGCGGCTGCAACCGCCTGCCGAGGCTGGTCGGCCTGCGTGCGGCGCTGGACATGATCCTGACGGGCAAGAACATCCGCGCCGACAAGGCGTTCAGGATGGGGCTCGTGGACGAGCTGGTGGCGCCGCCAATCCTGCGCGAGGTGGCGGTGCAGGCGGCGAACCGGTTGGCGGGGCGCGGCGTGCCGCTACGCAAGCCGCGCGGGAGCTGGCTCCTCGACCGGAGCGCGCCGGGCCGCTCGTTGGTGATCTCGCAGGCTCGGAAGATGACGCTGAAGAAGACGGGCGGGCACTACCCTGCGCCGCTCACCGCGCTGGATGCGGTTTCCTACTCGCTCTCGCACGGCATGAAGGACGGGCTGGTGCGCGAGGCCGACCTGTTCGCGAAGATGGCGATGACGGATGTGTCTCGGCGGCTGGTGGAGATCTTCTTCGCGACGACGGCCATGAAGAAGGACCCCGGCGTGGCTGCGCCCGCGCCCCAGCCGCGCCAGGTCGAGCGTCTCGGCATTCTGGGCGCGGGCTTCATGGGCGCGGGTATCGCGGTCACCGCGGCTGACCAGGCGGGCGTCAGCGTGCGCCTGAAGGACGCGGACCTCCCGCGCGTGGCGAAGGGGCTGAAGGCGGTGTCCGACGTGATCGTGGACCGCGTCAAGCGCCGCAGCGTCACCAGGCTCGAGGGCGCGCGGAAGCTGGCGCTCGTCTCGGGGGGCGTGGACTACAGCGGCTTCCACCAGGCGGACCTCGTGATCGAGGCTGTCTTCGAGGACGTCGAGGTGAAGCGCTCCGTGCTACGCGAGGTGGAAGCCGTCGCGAAGCCCGACTGCATCTTCGCGTCGAACACGTCCACGATCCCGATCGCGCGCATCGCCGAGGCGTCGAAACGGCCGGAGACGGTGATCGGGATGCACTTCTTCTCGCCGGTGCACCGTATGCCGCTGCTCGAGGTAATCCCCTCGGCGAAGACCGCGCCGGAGACGACCGTCACGGCGGTCGCGTTCGGGCGGCGGATGGGCAAGACGGTGATCGTCGTGAAGGACCGGCCGGGCTTCTTCATCAACCGCATCCTGGCGCCGTACATAGCCGAGGCGGGCCAACTGCTCAAGGAGGGGGTGGCGATCGAGGACATCGACCGGGCCATGACGAGATGGGGGTTTCCGGTCGGCCCGATCACCCTGCTCGACGAAGTCGGGCTCGACGTCGCGGTCAAGGTGGGCGGCGTGATGCTGGAGGCGCTGGGTGAGCGCGTCGCCACCGCGATCCGTCTTGACGCGCTGGTGGCCTCGGGCCGCCTGGGCCGAAAGAACGGCCGCGGCTTCTTCCGCTACGAGAACGGGAAAAAGGCGGGAGTAGATGAAGAGGTGTACGGCGTGCTGGGTGTGCCGAAAGGGACGGTGAAGGACACCGCGAGCGTCACCGAGCGGCTCTCGCTCGCGATGCTGAACGAGTCGGCGCGCGCCCTCGAGGAGGGCGTCATCCGCTCGGCGCGCGACGGCGACATCGGGGCCATCTTCGGCATCGGCTTCCCGCCCTTCCGCGGCGGTCCGTTCCGCGCCCTCGATGCCATGGGCGCCGGCGAAGCGGTGGCCAAGCTCGAGCTGCTCGCCGCGCGGCACGGAGCCCGCTTCGCACCGGCCGGGAGCCTGACCGAGCTCGCCCGGCGCGCCGGCCGCTTCCACTAACAGGACATGCGCCGCCTCGCCGAGCGGCCCGCCAACATCGCGTTCATCCTCGGCAACGTCCTCAAGGAGGGCGCACGGTCGTGATCGCGGAAGACAACACGCTGGCCGGGTACGTCGTGGTGCACGGGAGGCCACCCGCCTTCGAGGGATCGGACGGCCGGTCGTACTCGGTGGGAGTCTTCTCCGACGACGACCCGGACGCGGCCGGGGCCTACGGTGCATCGCTGCTCTTCATCCGCTGGTCGAAGGACAACGAGCCCGACGGCCACCTCGAGAGCGACTATCTGGCGCGAGCGAAGGATCCCGCCGCCGCCGAGGCCGAGGTGGGCGGCATGACCTTGGCCGAAGTGAAGAGCGCGCTCGACCTGCTGATCGCCGCGCACGACCGGAAGGCCACCTGACGAACATCCCGCTGTTCGCGCCGTTCCGGGGCGAGCGCTACGCGGACGCGGCGTCGCTCGCGCGCCGGCTCGCGCCCCCGTACGACGTGATCGGGCCGGCGCAGCGTGCGGCGCTCGCGGCGCAGGACCCGGCCAACGTCGTGCGCGTCGATCTGCCGGTGGCGCCCGAGGGCGGGGACCCGTATGAGGAGGCAGCTCGGCTGCTTTCCGGGTGGCGGACCCAGGGCATCCTGACTCGTGACGCGGGGCCGTGCGCGTACGTCCTGCGCACGACGAGCGGTTTCGAGGACGGGAGCGTGCGCGCACGCACGGGAGCCTTTC
The window above is part of the Gemmatimonadales bacterium genome. Proteins encoded here:
- the fadJ gene encoding fatty acid oxidation complex subunit alpha FadJ — encoded protein: MGALTVAREGGVAVVTFDLPGESVNKFSRKVKDEFAKTMTTLRADQSVKAVVLISGKPENFIAGADIEEFVAAKSEDEFRTLSREGQQFLDALEAFPTPIVVAIHGACLGGGLEISLACHWRIATNHPKTVLGVPEVQIGIIPGAGGCNRLPRLVGLRAALDMILTGKNIRADKAFRMGLVDELVAPPILREVAVQAANRLAGRGVPLRKPRGSWLLDRSAPGRSLVISQARKMTLKKTGGHYPAPLTALDAVSYSLSHGMKDGLVREADLFAKMAMTDVSRRLVEIFFATTAMKKDPGVAAPAPQPRQVERLGILGAGFMGAGIAVTAADQAGVSVRLKDADLPRVAKGLKAVSDVIVDRVKRRSVTRLEGARKLALVSGGVDYSGFHQADLVIEAVFEDVEVKRSVLREVEAVAKPDCIFASNTSTIPIARIAEASKRPETVIGMHFFSPVHRMPLLEVIPSAKTAPETTVTAVAFGRRMGKTVIVVKDRPGFFINRILAPYIAEAGQLLKEGVAIEDIDRAMTRWGFPVGPITLLDEVGLDVAVKVGGVMLEALGERVATAIRLDALVASGRLGRKNGRGFFRYENGKKAGVDEEVYGVLGVPKGTVKDTASVTERLSLAMLNESARALEEGVIRSARDGDIGAIFGIGFPPFRGGPFRALDAMGAGEAVAKLELLAARHGARFAPAGSLTELARRAGRFH